A genomic stretch from Caldisalinibacter kiritimatiensis includes:
- a CDS encoding aspartate-semialdehyde dehydrogenase, translated as MKKVNIAIVGATGMVGRTFLKVLEERDFPVNNLYLFASSRSKGKKLKFKNKEYSVEELNETSFNRDIHIALFSAGSEVSKKYAPIAKENGVIVVDNSSAWRMDKDVPLIVPEVNPEDIKWHNGIISNPNCSTIQCVVPIKPLHDKFKIKRIVYSTYQAVSGSGMGGIKDLENGIEGKPCSKYPHQIAFNCLPHIDIFMENKYTKEEMKIINETQKILNDYNIKITATAVRIPVRYGHSVATNIEFENPFELKDIYKTLKTAKGVILKDDIENNIYPLPLEAEDTDEVYVGRIRRDFSVDNGVNLWIVADNIRKGAATNTVQIAELLLQTI; from the coding sequence TTGAAGAAAGTTAATATAGCTATTGTAGGTGCTACAGGTATGGTTGGAAGAACTTTTTTAAAAGTCTTAGAAGAAAGAGATTTTCCAGTTAACAATTTATACTTATTTGCTTCCTCTAGGTCTAAAGGTAAAAAACTAAAGTTTAAAAATAAAGAATATTCAGTAGAAGAATTAAATGAAACTTCATTTAATCGAGATATACATATCGCTTTATTTTCAGCTGGAAGTGAAGTAAGTAAAAAATATGCACCTATAGCAAAAGAAAATGGTGTAATTGTTGTAGACAATAGTAGTGCTTGGAGAATGGATAAAGATGTACCTCTCATAGTGCCTGAAGTTAATCCTGAAGATATTAAATGGCATAACGGTATTATATCAAACCCAAACTGTTCTACTATACAATGTGTAGTTCCGATTAAACCTTTACACGATAAATTTAAAATTAAAAGGATTGTATATTCTACTTATCAAGCAGTATCAGGCTCAGGCATGGGAGGAATAAAAGACTTAGAAAATGGTATTGAAGGAAAGCCATGTAGCAAATATCCTCATCAAATAGCATTCAACTGTCTTCCACACATTGATATATTTATGGAAAATAAATATACAAAAGAAGAAATGAAAATAATAAACGAAACGCAAAAAATATTAAACGACTATAATATTAAAATAACTGCTACTGCAGTTAGAATCCCAGTTAGATATGGACATAGTGTAGCTACTAACATAGAATTTGAAAATCCATTTGAACTAAAGGATATTTACAAAACCCTTAAGACTGCAAAAGGTGTAATTTTAAAAGATGATATAGAAAACAACATATATCCTCTTCCTTTAGAAGCAGAAGACACTGATGAAGTATATGTAGGTAGAATAAGGAGAGACTTTAGTGTAGATAATGGTGTTAATTTATGGATAGTTGCAGACAATATTCGAAAGGGTGCTGCAACCAATACTGTGCAAATAGCTGAATTATTATTACAGACTATTTAA
- the dapA gene encoding 4-hydroxy-tetrahydrodipicolinate synthase: protein MSIFKGSGVAIVTPYKEGKIDFKKLDELIEWHIEENTDAIIICGTTGEASTMSEEEHKEAIKFAVDKVNKRIPVIAGTGSNNTSHAIEMSKYAESVGADGLLVVTPYYNKTTQKGLIEHYTAIADSVNIPIIVYNVPGRTGVNILPKTLATLSKHPNIKAVKEASGNISQVAEIARLCPNDFDIYSGNDDIIVPVLSVGGKGVISVVANILPKDTHDIVIKYLEGNVDEARELQLKMKGLIDALFIETNPIPIKTAMNLLGMDVGDLRLPLTNMTEENTNILINELENYGLKVRR from the coding sequence TTGAGTATATTTAAAGGTTCTGGAGTAGCTATTGTAACTCCATATAAAGAAGGTAAAATTGATTTTAAAAAACTTGACGAATTAATTGAATGGCATATTGAGGAAAATACTGATGCCATAATAATCTGTGGTACAACAGGAGAAGCTTCAACTATGTCTGAAGAAGAGCATAAAGAAGCTATCAAATTCGCAGTTGACAAAGTAAATAAAAGGATACCAGTTATTGCAGGTACAGGAAGCAATAATACTAGTCATGCTATAGAAATGAGTAAATATGCTGAAAGTGTAGGCGCAGATGGACTTTTGGTTGTAACTCCTTATTATAACAAAACTACACAAAAAGGATTAATTGAACACTATACAGCAATCGCAGATAGTGTAAATATACCAATAATAGTTTATAACGTACCTGGTAGAACTGGAGTAAATATTCTTCCAAAGACCTTAGCAACACTTTCTAAACATCCTAACATTAAAGCTGTAAAAGAAGCTAGCGGCAATATCAGTCAAGTTGCTGAAATTGCAAGATTATGTCCTAATGATTTTGATATATACAGCGGTAATGATGATATTATTGTTCCTGTATTATCTGTAGGTGGTAAAGGAGTTATTTCTGTTGTAGCTAACATCCTACCTAAGGATACACATGATATAGTTATTAAATATTTAGAAGGTAATGTAGACGAGGCTAGAGAACTTCAATTGAAAATGAAAGGCTTAATAGATGCATTGTTTATAGAAACTAATCCAATTCCTATTAAAACAGCAATGAACTTATTAGGTATGGATGTAGGGGATTTGAGACTACCTCTTACTAATATGACAGAAGAAAATACTAATATACTTATAAACGAATTAGAAAACTATGGACTTAAAGTAAGGAGGTAA
- the dapD gene encoding 2,3,4,5-tetrahydropyridine-2,6-dicarboxylate N-acetyltransferase: MNNKNKKEVKSFTDPYELANYIKSSKKSTPVKVYLKGNNLNKINFDKVKEFGNDEFKIIIGEYNEIVYIMDKYSEEIEDYYIEYDRRNSAIPLLDITNIQARIEPGAIIRDKSYIGKNAIIMMGAVINIGAEIGENTMIDMNVVVGARAIIGKNVHIGAGTVIAGVLEPPSKTPVVIEDNVVIGANAVVLEGVKVCKDAVVAAGAVVTKDVPPNTVVAGTPAKVIKQKDSKTCDKVKILDELRG, translated from the coding sequence ATGAATAATAAAAATAAGAAAGAAGTAAAAAGTTTTACAGACCCTTATGAACTTGCTAATTATATTAAATCTTCAAAAAAGTCTACACCTGTAAAAGTATACTTAAAGGGTAATAATTTAAATAAAATAAATTTTGATAAAGTAAAGGAATTTGGTAACGACGAATTTAAAATTATAATAGGCGAATATAATGAAATAGTCTATATTATGGATAAATATAGTGAGGAAATAGAAGATTATTATATTGAATACGATAGAAGAAATTCAGCTATTCCATTACTTGATATAACTAATATACAAGCAAGAATAGAACCTGGAGCAATCATAAGAGATAAATCCTATATAGGTAAAAATGCAATAATAATGATGGGAGCTGTAATCAACATAGGTGCAGAAATAGGCGAAAATACAATGATAGATATGAATGTAGTAGTAGGTGCCCGTGCAATTATAGGAAAAAACGTTCATATAGGTGCTGGAACAGTAATCGCTGGTGTGCTAGAACCACCAAGTAAAACTCCAGTTGTTATCGAAGATAATGTTGTAATAGGTGCAAATGCTGTTGTATTAGAAGGAGTAAAAGTATGTAAAGATGCTGTAGTAGCTGCAGGTGCTGTAGTAACTAAAGATGTTCCACCTAATACAGTCGTCGCTGGAACACCAGCTAAAGTAATCAAGCAAAAAGATTCAAAGACTTGTGATAAGGTTAAAATATTAGATGAATTGAGAGGATAA
- a CDS encoding alpha-galactosidase, which produces MPVYFNEKTREFHLQNQEISYIIKVLKNNQLGHIYFGKRVKHRRSFQHLLRSKPRALTACVYEGDLDFSLDLTRQEYPSYGTTDFREPAFQIKQQNGSRITNFEYKTHKIYKGKPRLEGLPATYTEKNQEATTLEITLKDELINVELILLYTIFENYGAIARSVKFVNRGKEKLNVTRALSMCVDFMDSDFEMIQLSGAWARERHVKSRKLEMGIQAISSTRGASSANQNPFIALKRFNTTEDIGEVYGFSLVYSGNFLAQVEVDYDNVSRVTMGINPFDFSWILEEGESFQTPEVVMVYSDKGLNKMSQTYHELYRTRLARGKWRDKVRPILINNWEATYFDFNEEKILEIANDSKELGVELFVLDDGWFGKRNDDTTSLGDWFVNKEKLPSGIKGLAEKIIEMGMEFGIWFEPEMVNKESELYKKHSDWVIKVPNRRMSHGRNQYVLDFSRKEVVDYIYEMMSSILREAPITYVKWDMNRNITEIWSKALPPERQGEVSHRYILGVYSLYERLTKEFPHILFESCASGGGRYDPGMLYYAPQTWTSDDTDAVERLKIQYGTSFVYPISSIGSHVSAVPNHQVGRITNIDMRGNVAYFGTFGYELDVTKLPQEEKEKIKEQIKFFKENRQLIQQGMFYRLISPFEGNSNITSWMVVSQDEKEALLGYYQVLAKPNEGFVNLKLTGLNPDYKYIIEGREGDYFGDELMNIGLILDHSKDIGIGDFVSKIFKIKAVN; this is translated from the coding sequence ATGCCTGTATACTTCAATGAAAAAACAAGAGAATTTCATTTGCAAAATCAAGAGATAAGCTATATTATAAAGGTTTTAAAAAACAATCAACTTGGACATATATATTTTGGAAAAAGGGTAAAGCATAGAAGGTCTTTTCAACATCTACTAAGAAGTAAGCCTAGGGCACTAACGGCTTGCGTATATGAAGGAGATTTAGATTTCTCATTGGATTTGACAAGACAGGAATATCCGTCATATGGAACTACTGATTTTAGAGAACCTGCATTTCAAATAAAACAACAAAATGGAAGTAGGATAACCAACTTTGAGTACAAGACTCACAAAATATATAAAGGAAAACCTAGATTAGAAGGATTGCCAGCTACATATACAGAGAAGAATCAAGAAGCTACTACTTTGGAAATAACTTTAAAAGATGAATTGATAAACGTAGAGTTGATACTTTTATATACGATTTTTGAGAATTATGGAGCTATAGCTAGAAGTGTTAAATTTGTGAATAGAGGTAAGGAAAAGTTAAATGTAACTAGAGCTTTAAGTATGTGTGTTGATTTTATGGATTCGGACTTTGAGATGATACAACTTTCAGGTGCTTGGGCTAGGGAAAGACATGTAAAAAGTAGAAAGCTTGAAATGGGCATTCAAGCTATCTCAAGTACAAGGGGAGCTAGTAGTGCAAATCAAAATCCATTTATTGCATTAAAAAGATTTAATACAACTGAAGATATAGGTGAAGTATATGGATTTAGTCTTGTATATAGTGGTAACTTTTTAGCTCAAGTAGAAGTTGATTATGATAATGTTTCTAGGGTTACTATGGGAATAAATCCTTTTGATTTTAGTTGGATTTTAGAGGAAGGAGAGAGTTTCCAAACACCAGAGGTTGTCATGGTTTACTCGGATAAAGGGTTAAACAAAATGAGTCAGACTTATCATGAGTTATATAGAACTAGATTAGCTAGGGGTAAGTGGAGAGATAAAGTAAGACCTATCCTTATAAACAACTGGGAAGCAACCTACTTTGATTTTAATGAAGAAAAAATATTAGAAATTGCTAATGATAGTAAAGAGCTAGGAGTTGAACTATTTGTATTAGATGATGGATGGTTTGGCAAAAGAAACGATGATACCACTTCATTAGGAGATTGGTTTGTGAATAAAGAAAAACTACCTAGTGGAATAAAGGGATTAGCAGAGAAAATTATAGAGATGGGAATGGAATTTGGGATTTGGTTTGAACCTGAGATGGTAAATAAAGAAAGTGAATTATATAAGAAACATTCGGATTGGGTAATAAAGGTTCCGAATAGAAGGATGTCCCATGGTAGAAATCAATATGTATTAGATTTTTCAAGAAAAGAGGTTGTAGATTATATATATGAAATGATGTCTAGTATTTTACGCGAAGCTCCAATAACATATGTTAAATGGGATATGAACAGAAATATAACAGAAATTTGGTCAAAAGCATTACCGCCTGAGCGACAAGGTGAAGTAAGTCATCGATATATTTTAGGAGTATACTCTTTATACGAAAGACTTACAAAGGAATTCCCTCATATCTTATTTGAATCATGTGCAAGTGGTGGAGGTAGATATGATCCAGGTATGCTTTATTATGCACCACAAACATGGACTAGTGATGATACTGATGCAGTAGAGAGACTGAAAATTCAATACGGAACATCTTTTGTTTATCCAATTAGTTCAATAGGGTCACATGTGTCAGCAGTTCCTAACCACCAAGTAGGCAGGATAACTAATATTGACATGAGGGGAAATGTTGCATATTTTGGAACCTTTGGATATGAACTAGATGTAACAAAACTTCCTCAGGAAGAAAAGGAAAAAATAAAGGAGCAGATAAAATTCTTTAAAGAAAATAGACAATTAATCCAACAGGGGATGTTTTATAGACTTATAAGTCCGTTTGAGGGAAATAGTAACATAACTTCATGGATGGTAGTGTCACAGGATGAAAAAGAAGCGTTATTAGGATATTATCAAGTGTTAGCAAAGCCAAACGAAGGATTTGTTAACTTGAAATTAACCGGTTTAAATCCAGATTATAAATATATTATCGAAGGAAGAGAAGGAGACTATTTTGGAGACGAGCTTATGAATATAGGCTTAATATTAGATCATTCAAAAGATATAGGTATAGGTGATTTTGTTTCTAAGATTTTCAAGATTAAAGCTGTAAATTAG
- the dapB gene encoding 4-hydroxy-tetrahydrodipicolinate reductase encodes MVKVIIHGCNGNMGQVLSKHLQQDNQCQIVAGIDRSPNKYKNDYPVYKDIFDFEGNADVIIDFSNPYYLPGLLDYSIENNMPLVIATTGFSPKDIKDIENAAKNIPIFYSSNMSLGINVLIELVTKAIPTLSDSFDIEIIEKHHNQKADAPSGTAYMIANKINEAFKNTMEYVFGRYSKKEKRRKNEIGIHAVRGGTIVGEHSVIFAGQDETIEIKHSAFSKSIFAIGAIKAAKYIVNQENGLYDMNNLVASNNNNK; translated from the coding sequence ATGGTTAAAGTTATCATACACGGATGCAATGGTAACATGGGGCAAGTGTTGTCCAAACATCTGCAGCAAGATAATCAATGTCAAATTGTAGCAGGTATTGATAGAAGCCCAAACAAATATAAAAATGATTATCCTGTATATAAGGATATATTTGATTTTGAAGGTAATGCAGATGTTATAATCGATTTTTCGAATCCCTACTATCTTCCAGGACTTTTAGATTATTCTATAGAAAATAATATGCCACTAGTTATTGCTACAACTGGATTTTCTCCTAAAGATATAAAAGACATAGAAAATGCCGCAAAAAATATTCCTATATTCTATTCATCAAATATGTCTTTGGGTATTAATGTATTAATTGAACTGGTAACTAAAGCAATACCAACTCTTAGTGATTCTTTTGATATAGAAATAATCGAGAAACACCATAACCAAAAAGCTGACGCTCCTAGCGGAACTGCATATATGATAGCAAATAAAATAAATGAAGCATTTAAAAATACAATGGAATATGTATTTGGAAGATATAGCAAAAAAGAAAAAAGAAGAAAAAATGAAATAGGAATACACGCTGTACGTGGAGGAACTATAGTTGGTGAACATTCAGTTATATTTGCTGGTCAGGATGAAACAATTGAAATTAAACATTCAGCATTTTCTAAAAGTATATTTGCAATAGGAGCAATAAAAGCAGCTAAGTACATTGTTAACCAAGAAAATGGTTTATATGATATGAATAACCTTGTAGCCTCTAATAATAACAATAAATAA
- a CDS encoding small, acid-soluble spore protein, alpha/beta type has product MGKRKKKKKKILTPDDIMKYEIAAELGLTDKIEKEGWGGLTAKESGRIGGIMTARKKKKMQSKQKDGEENNNINTNKL; this is encoded by the coding sequence ATGGGAAAAAGAAAGAAAAAGAAGAAAAAGATTTTAACTCCAGATGATATAATGAAATATGAGATTGCAGCTGAGTTGGGATTAACAGATAAAATTGAAAAAGAAGGATGGGGAGGACTTACAGCGAAAGAATCAGGTAGAATTGGTGGAATAATGACAGCACGAAAGAAGAAAAAAATGCAGTCAAAACAGAAAGATGGGGAAGAAAATAATAATATCAATACAAACAAACTCTAA
- a CDS encoding galactokinase, with product MIEELRQYFENIYGDSNDTRIFFAPGRVNLIGEHIDYNGGHVFPCALNFGTYVIAKKRNDDLVRLYSKNFEELGIMEFSLNDLVYQKEHDWANYPKGVIHIFKKMGLSLDVGFDAVYFGNIPNGAGLSSSASVELATSVMLKELFRFDVDMITMVKMSQRAENEFVGVNCGIMDQFAVGMGKKDNAILLDCDTLEYRYSSIQLKDASLVITNTNKRRGLADSKYNERRSECERALSQLKTKLDIESLGELTEEQFEENKHLITNETDRKRAKHAVYENRRTLKAVEALERGDLKEFGELMKESHISLRDDYEVTGKELDTLVELAWGQQGTIGSRMTGAGFGGCTVSIVENDKIDKFIENVGKKYKEIIGYEATFYVAKIGDGAKEIK from the coding sequence ATGATAGAAGAACTTAGACAGTATTTTGAAAATATCTATGGTGACTCAAATGATACAAGAATATTTTTTGCTCCTGGACGTGTTAATTTGATAGGAGAACATATTGATTACAATGGGGGTCATGTGTTTCCATGTGCCCTTAATTTTGGAACCTATGTTATAGCAAAGAAACGTAATGACGATTTAGTTAGATTATACTCTAAAAATTTTGAAGAATTAGGAATAATGGAATTTTCATTAAATGATTTAGTTTACCAAAAAGAGCATGATTGGGCGAACTATCCAAAGGGAGTTATACATATATTTAAGAAAATGGGACTTAGTTTAGATGTAGGCTTTGATGCTGTATATTTTGGTAATATACCTAACGGGGCAGGCTTATCATCATCAGCTTCAGTTGAATTAGCTACATCTGTAATGTTAAAGGAATTATTTAGGTTTGATGTAGATATGATTACAATGGTTAAGATGAGTCAAAGAGCTGAAAATGAATTCGTAGGAGTTAACTGTGGTATAATGGACCAATTTGCAGTAGGAATGGGAAAAAAGGATAATGCAATATTACTTGATTGTGATACTTTAGAGTATCGTTATTCAAGTATACAGTTAAAGGATGCTTCTTTAGTCATAACTAATACCAATAAAAGAAGGGGACTTGCAGATTCAAAATATAATGAGAGAAGAAGTGAGTGTGAAAGGGCCTTATCACAATTAAAAACTAAGCTTGATATCGAGTCTTTAGGAGAACTGACAGAAGAACAGTTTGAAGAAAATAAACATTTAATAACAAATGAAACAGATAGAAAAAGGGCTAAGCATGCAGTATATGAAAATAGAAGAACCTTAAAGGCGGTTGAAGCCCTGGAGAGAGGAGATTTAAAAGAGTTTGGAGAACTAATGAAGGAGTCACATATATCATTAAGGGATGATTATGAAGTAACCGGTAAGGAACTAGACACATTAGTTGAACTTGCATGGGGGCAACAGGGAACAATAGGTTCAAGAATGACAGGTGCAGGTTTTGGAGGGTGTACAGTTTCTATAGTAGAAAATGATAAAATCGATAAGTTTATTGAAAATGTAGGCAAGAAATATAAAGAAATAATTGGATACGAAGCAACCTTTTATGTGGCGAAAATAGGTGACGGAGCCAAAGAAATAAAATAA
- a CDS encoding type II CAAX endopeptidase family protein, whose translation MNRLSSRPNIFETNIFYLILGLVFIGLGSYVQHKDIYIGLIITEYLIILLPTVLYLVVRGYNLKETLRLNKLSIKQTLMIPLIVILIYPVGMFMNSLMMIIISFLGEIQPPPIPVPDTGLELLISLFVIAISAGICEEVMFRGLVMKAYEGLGVKKAIIISAILFGIFHFNIQNLLGPIFLGLVFGYIVYKTNSIFASILAHITNNAIATLLNYFIRNSVNMNPQVNNELVQNIPYPLIMTMGAISIGAVAVVTGLIAFFLIKALPQSRNSILNKAREDVQETNIEKLTLKKAVPLFVMGLIYIGMSVLYISSI comes from the coding sequence ATGAATAGATTAAGCAGCAGACCAAATATATTTGAAACAAATATTTTTTATTTAATTTTAGGGTTAGTATTTATTGGATTGGGTTCCTATGTACAACATAAAGATATCTATATTGGACTTATTATTACGGAATACCTTATTATATTACTACCTACAGTATTATATTTAGTGGTTAGAGGATATAATTTAAAAGAAACTTTAAGATTAAATAAATTGTCTATTAAACAGACATTGATGATACCTTTAATAGTCATATTAATATATCCTGTTGGAATGTTTATGAACTCCCTTATGATGATTATAATTAGCTTTTTGGGAGAAATACAACCTCCACCAATCCCTGTGCCTGATACAGGATTAGAGCTATTAATTAGCTTATTTGTTATTGCTATATCTGCGGGAATATGTGAAGAAGTTATGTTTAGAGGATTAGTGATGAAGGCATATGAAGGATTAGGTGTGAAGAAGGCAATAATTATTTCAGCAATATTATTTGGTATTTTCCACTTTAACATACAAAATCTTTTAGGACCTATTTTTTTAGGCTTGGTATTTGGATATATTGTTTATAAAACTAATTCTATATTTGCTTCAATATTAGCTCATATAACTAATAATGCAATAGCAACTTTATTAAATTATTTTATTCGTAATTCAGTAAATATGAATCCACAAGTTAATAATGAGCTTGTTCAGAACATTCCTTATCCATTAATAATGACTATGGGAGCTATATCTATAGGTGCAGTTGCAGTAGTTACAGGTCTTATAGCATTTTTCTTGATAAAAGCTTTGCCACAAAGTCGAAATTCAATATTAAATAAAGCACGTGAAGATGTACAAGAAACGAATATTGAAAAGCTAACTTTGAAAAAGGCTGTTCCTTTATTTGTGATGGGATTAATTTATATAGGTATGAGTGTTCTTTATATAAGTAGTATTTAA
- the hpt gene encoding hypoxanthine phosphoribosyltransferase, whose amino-acid sequence MEKKKKVVISKEEINSKVKELGQIISKDYEGKELLIVSLLKGSFIFTADLVRNIDVTTQIEFMTTSSYGNNTETSGKVNIVNDLRVDIKGRDVLIVDDIVDSGLTMNVIVEHLKEMEPNSLKTCVLLDKPERRQVEITPDYVGFTIPDLFIVGYGLNYGDYYRNIPYIFTFED is encoded by the coding sequence TTGGAAAAGAAAAAAAAGGTTGTTATTTCAAAAGAAGAAATAAATAGTAAAGTTAAAGAACTAGGACAAATAATTTCTAAAGATTATGAAGGAAAAGAGTTATTAATAGTGTCTTTATTAAAGGGAAGTTTTATTTTTACAGCTGATTTAGTAAGAAACATAGATGTTACTACTCAAATAGAATTTATGACTACATCAAGTTATGGCAATAATACAGAAACTTCAGGTAAAGTTAATATAGTAAACGACTTGAGAGTAGATATTAAGGGAAGAGACGTACTAATAGTAGACGATATAGTGGATTCAGGATTAACAATGAATGTTATTGTTGAGCATTTAAAAGAAATGGAACCAAATTCATTGAAAACTTGTGTGTTATTAGATAAGCCTGAAAGAAGACAAGTTGAAATAACTCCAGATTATGTAGGTTTTACAATTCCGGATTTATTTATTGTAGGATACGGATTAAATTACGGGGATTACTATAGAAATATTCCTTATATTTTTACATTTGAAGACTAA
- a CDS encoding M20 metallopeptidase family protein: MKDIHKNMIKMRRELHRIPEVGFNEVKTSQYIKNKLIDFGFHIEQTAKTGIIGYKEGSSSKGAIAFRADMDGLRIKEETGLSFASEEEGMMHACGHDGHMAILLGLAMYLSRIPKLNRDIVLIFQPAEEGPGGAEVIVKEGILKKYNVEAIFGLHIYPGLGEGRIGARPGAMMAQTGEFDIIIKGKSGHGAMPHASIDAIYVSSQLVINYQSIISRNIEPIQGAVLTIGKIKGGSTRNIIAEEVKIEGTIRAFDIQVYNHIKRRMNEINKGLEKMYNVNVSIQFHDMYPAVVNDKGLFEEFKRALNDDITIIKPMMLAEDFSYYQREIPGIFFMLGSRNEELKLTYPLHSCHFNFNEEILRRGLISYIKLCKNFGILNK, from the coding sequence TTGAAAGATATTCATAAAAATATGATTAAAATGAGGAGAGAATTACACAGGATACCAGAGGTGGGTTTTAATGAGGTAAAAACATCACAATATATAAAAAATAAATTGATTGACTTTGGTTTTCATATAGAACAGACTGCTAAAACAGGAATTATAGGATATAAGGAAGGCTCATCGTCAAAAGGTGCTATTGCCTTTAGAGCAGATATGGATGGATTAAGAATTAAAGAAGAAACGGGACTTTCTTTTGCTTCAGAAGAAGAGGGTATGATGCATGCTTGTGGTCATGATGGTCATATGGCTATATTATTAGGACTGGCAATGTATCTGTCAAGGATTCCTAAATTAAATCGAGATATAGTTCTGATATTTCAGCCTGCAGAAGAAGGTCCAGGAGGAGCTGAAGTCATCGTAAAAGAAGGAATTTTAAAGAAATACAATGTTGAAGCTATATTTGGTCTTCATATATATCCTGGTTTAGGGGAAGGAAGGATAGGAGCAAGACCTGGGGCTATGATGGCGCAAACCGGTGAATTCGATATAATTATTAAGGGGAAAAGTGGTCATGGAGCCATGCCTCATGCTTCTATAGATGCAATTTATGTTTCATCACAGTTAGTTATAAATTATCAAAGTATTATAAGTAGAAATATTGAACCTATACAAGGGGCAGTGTTAACTATAGGAAAGATAAAAGGGGGGAGTACTAGAAACATTATAGCAGAAGAAGTTAAAATAGAGGGAACTATAAGAGCTTTTGACATACAGGTGTATAATCATATAAAGAGAAGAATGAATGAAATAAATAAAGGTTTAGAAAAAATGTATAATGTAAATGTAAGTATACAATTTCATGATATGTATCCAGCTGTAGTAAATGATAAAGGATTATTTGAAGAGTTTAAACGTGCATTAAATGATGATATAACAATTATAAAGCCAATGATGTTAGCAGAAGATTTTTCATATTACCAAAGAGAAATTCCAGGTATTTTCTTTATGTTAGGTTCAAGAAATGAAGAGTTGAAATTGACTTATCCACTTCATAGTTGTCACTTTAACTTTAATGAAGAGATATTAAGGAGAGGATTAATATCATATATAAAATTATGTAAAAATTTTGGTATATTAAATAAGTAG